One region of Oxyura jamaicensis isolate SHBP4307 breed ruddy duck chromosome 9 unlocalized genomic scaffold, BPBGC_Ojam_1.0 oxy9_random_OJ191, whole genome shotgun sequence genomic DNA includes:
- the EEF1AKMT4 gene encoding EEF1A lysine methyltransferase 4, with the protein MPPPASVPPRGRVSSRTRRDEAQPGRLRSPFPSPPPPPPPPCGRTPPRYGERRYWDERYREGAAEPREWLGGFGRFSELLEAELRHGDSVLVLGCGTSALSYELHERGYQDVTSIDFSPACIEAMRARYARCPRLRWAVMDMRALAFPDASFDVVLEKGTLDVLLVDEKDPWRVSPRAAAAMHRVLAEVRRHGAGGCLGWWGVGGHTGEMPVPSPLLVLFACCDAPHRGQDASPRVDTRGGRGGDPASPGDGDILWPPHLRSR; encoded by the exons ATGCCGCCGCCTGCCTCCGTCCCTCCCCGGGGCCGCGTTTCCAGCCGGACCCGGCGGGACGAGGCGCAGCCCGGAAGGCTCCGCTCTCCTTTcccgtccccgccgccgccgccgccgccgccatgcgGTCGAACCCCCCCCCGGTACGGGGAGAGGCGCTACTGGGACGAGCGGTACCGGGAAGGGGCCGCCGAGCCCCGGGAGTGGTTGGGGGGCTTCGGGCGTTTCAGcgagctgctggaggcagagctgaggcaCGGAGACAGCGTCCTCGTCCTCG GCTGCGGGACCAGCGCCCTGAGCTACGAGCTGCACGAGCGGGGCTACCAGGACGTCACCAGCATCGACTTCTCGCCCGCCTGCATCGAGGCCATGCGCGCCCGCTACGCCCGCTGCCCCCGCCTGCGCTGGGCCGTCATGGACATGCGCGCCCTGGCCTTCCCCGACGCCTCCTTCGACGTGGTGCTGGAGAAGGGCACCCTGGACGTGCTGCTGGTGGACGAAAAAGACCCCTGGCGCGTCTCGCcccgggccgccgccgccatgcACCGGGTGCTGGCGGAGGTACGGCGGCACGGAGCCGGGGGGTGTTTGGGgtggtggggggtggggggacacaCGGGGGAAAtgcccgtcccctccccgctgCTGGTGCTGTTTGCCTGCTGTGATGCCCCGCACCGGGGGCAGGATGCGTCCCCGCGTGTGGATACGCGGGGGGGGCGCGGCGGTGACCCTGCCAGCCCCGGGGACGGTGACATCCTATGGCCCCCCCATCTTCGATCTCGTTAG
- the ALG3 gene encoding LOW QUALITY PROTEIN: dol-P-Man:Man(5)GlcNAc(2)-PP-Dol alpha-1,3-mannosyltransferase (The sequence of the model RefSeq protein was modified relative to this genomic sequence to represent the inferred CDS: deleted 1 base in 1 codon), with the protein MAAVLRRAWRGRRAALLEPRYTPLVAACLCLAEGGVNLWVIRRVPYTEIDWKAYMAEVEGFANGTRDYTQLRGDTGPLVYPAGFVYVFLGLYYATGRGADVRLAQYIFAGLYLLNLLLVFRIYCRTNKVPPYVFFFMCCASYRIHSIFVLRLFNDPVAMAILFLAVNLFLEERWSWGCLLFSLAVSVKMNILLFAPGLLFLLLKRFGLLGCIPKLCICALLQVVLGLPFLLVNPVGYLSRSFDLGRQFQFKWTVNWRFLPEEVFQSRAFHALLLLAHLAGLGLFALHRWHRSSESILSLLKDPADRKHPSPPLSVNKIVFVLFSSNFLGVCCSRSLHYQFYVWYFHTLPYLLWCTPTAKLAHMPKVLLLGVIELCWNTYPSTVCSSLSLHICHGLVLLQLWYGTAPLPAPHAPQPSKKPAPLSKKAQ; encoded by the exons ATGGCGGCCGTGCTGCGGCGGGCATGGCGGGGCAGGCGGGCGGCGCTGCTGGAGCCCCGCTACACGCCGCTGGTGGCCGCCTGCCTCTGCCTGGCCGAG GGGGGGGTCAACCTGTGGGTGATCCGCAGGGTGCCCT ACACTGAGATCGACTGGAAGGCCTACATGGCCGAGGTGGAGGGCTTCGCCAACGGCACCCGCGACTACACGCAGCTGCGCGGCGACACCGGGCCGCTCGT CTACCCGGCCGGCTTCGTCTACGTCTTCCTGGGGCTCTACTACGCCACGGGGCGAGGCGCCGACGTGCGCCTGGCGCAGTACATCTTCGCCGGCCTCTACCTCCTCAACCTCCTCCTGGTCTTCCGCATCTACTGCCGGACCAACAAG GTCCCCCCATACGTGTTCTTCTTCATGTGCTGCGCCTCCTACCGCATCCACTCCATCTTCGTCCTGCGGCTCTTTAACGACCCCGTGGCCATGGCCATCCTCTTCCTCGCCGTCAACCTCTTCCTGGAGGAGCGCTGGTCCTGGGGCTGCCTCCTCTTCAG CCTGGCCGTGTCGGTGAAGATGAACATCCTGCTCTTCGCACCCgggctgctcttcctcctcctcaaacGCTTCggcctcctgggctgcatccCCAAGCTGTGCATCTGTGCCCTGCTCCAG GTGGTCCTGGGGCTGCCCTTCCTGCTGGTGAACCCCGTGGGGTACCTGAGCCGCTCCTTCGACCTGGGGCGCCAGTTCCAGTTCAAGTGGACGGTGAACTGGCGCTTCCTCCCAGAAGAGGTTTTCCAGAGTCGGGCTTTccatgccctgctgctgctggctcaccTGGCTGGCCTGGGGCTCTTCGCGCTGCACCGGTGGCACAG GTCCAGCGAGAGCATCCTGTCTCTGCTAAAGGACCCCGCCGACAGAAAGCACCCGTCCCCTCCGCTGAGCGTCAACA AGATCGTCTTCGTCCTCTTCTCCTCCAACTTCCTGGGCGTCTGCTGCAGCCGCTCCCTGCACTACCAGTTCTACGTCTGGTATTTCCACACGCTGCCCTACCTGCTCTGGTGCACCCCGACCGCCAAGCTCGCCCACATGCCCAA ggtgctgctgctgggcgtGATCGAGCTCTGCTGGAACACCTACCCCTCCACGGTCTGCAgctccctctccctgcacaTCTGCCACGGACTcgtcctgctccagctctggtacggcacggccccgctgccg